ctcctgcctcagcctcccgagtagctagaattacaggcactcaccaccacacacagctaattttttgtatttttagtatagaaaaggtttcaccatgttggctaggctggtcttgcactcctgacctcaggtgatccgcacacctcagcctcccaaagtgccgggattataggcctcagccacagtgcccagccctcaAGTAACCTTAAACCTACAGAAGTTAGACAATCAATAACTGAAATGACATCATCTCTCTTGAATGTCTAAGGGAATAAAGTTCCTTCTTCAGGAAGTGTGTTCTTGATTTCCttgcctccctcttcctctggGAGTTTTCTTCCTTAGCTTCTCACTTTCATTGTCAATGGAATATTCCTCTTCACACTTTCTTACCTTATACCTACAACATGCTCAGCTCTCTCtctttacaagaaaataaaatatatgttctcACCAACCTATTTATCAAATTTACATCACCCTCCCTTTCTACTTCCTTTTGTAAAAAAGAGTATTCAGCCTATTGTCTGTCTCCATGCCCTCACATTTTCAGTGCAAGCACCCCCAACTGTGGCTCTCCACCATGTGAGCTCAACCTATCATCACAACTGTATCTCCCCTAACACTCATTTAGACTAAGCCATTTTTCACAAGTTTCTAAAATGATCTATTCCATTTCTCAGTATAACCCTTCCTTTCCATTCACAGTTTCTTGAACCAATCTCACTAGTCCTTCAAGGTTCACTTCCAAGGCCATCCTGAACACGTATTTTCCTCCTCCCTAAATAAATTCCACTggattctttctgattttcactGGAAACTTCTTATACTCCATTGGTTCCTTTCCCACAACATTTATTTTACATCTCTAGTATTCtggtttcttatatatttttttcctatctaCTAAACAATAAGTTCTTTGAGAATAGGATCAGTGTCTCTCATATTTATATCCCTAATAATACTGATTAAACACATAGTCTATTCTCAATACTGAATTCAATCTCTTACTCAAAGAATAATACTTTAATATAGCCATTGTTCATAGTGTGTACATAATTAAGAACACATTCCATATTTTTCTTGAGATTATATAgtgctaaattttttaaattataggatATGAtctaaagatatattttaaaactcaaaccTGTAATTTTATCTTCAGTTATGCTATAGCATGTACATTTCCATTCTCTTGTCGAAGTTTCTTTCGTTCCTCAGCTTCTCCTTCATATTTCCTGACGTATCGTTTTCTAAGACTTCAGAGAACAAGGCATTTTAATGTTATCAAAGCTCTATTCATCTATATGTTTGATTGGGGTTTTTATGAGCACAGGGGGTTCTACTTCATGAGTAGTGATAGACCAGTAAGCACTACACTTGACACTAAACCTAAATCTGGCTATAAAATATTACCAATTTCTAAGGGGGTATTTATGTTGACTTTATATAAATCTATTTCCAGAGGacttatatgtaaataaatatgtcttGATATGCCAGTTCTGAGAAGGTATGAAACATATCCAGATGTCTTGTTTTTGCAGAACTTAGCACAGCTGCCATGCACAATTGGAGAAGATAATAGTATAGTTTTGCCACAGGAAGACTCTATGCTCGCACAAActaaatgattaaatatttttaaaacaggctTACAAAACAAGTTGAGCTTTACTtatttctaggtataaaatatatcctTCTAGTTTAATTGACTGCTACTTTCCACTTTAAAAactcaattatttaaaaacttcttgTTGTTGTATAAACAACCCCTGTTGTTAGGAGGTCTTTAACCCACCACAAAACATTATCATTAAAATcctaaaaagttttcttttattgtaataGTAGAGGGAAAAACTCACCTCAATTAGGAAAACAAACCCAGCAACTTTTGCTTAGGTTTagtgtttgttttatgtttcaaACATGAGGAGAATATGGGAGacaagggggaaaaaagccaCTGCTTAATTTTAAGAGTGCTAACATAACAAAATCTATCCATTCTTCccacaaaaattatgaaatatttcaagctGAATAATTACAAGTTTAATTACTACAAAACATCTTCTTTAACTAGCGATTGTTTTGTTCtatccttaaaaataataatggtttGTCTGAGAGTCCCTCTCCTAAACCCCTTTGCATATCTGGCTTGCGGTACTAAAAAACCAGGACAAATTCTAGGGTGTACAAAACAAATTTAAGCTACATATCAAACTTTATATgcatgatgaaataatttgtatgtGTCATTTTATCATGATAtgatctaaatttaaaataattgtaaacaaTGGCAGAAGATAAACCCTTGTTTCCTGAATGGTAGTCTTGGTAGATCATGTACACACTAGATAGCTGTTAAGGTTATTTACCAAGACCTAAAATTAGAAGAATGAGTCCCTTGCTTTTCCCAAGCTCTAGTAGGACATGAGTCATCACAGAGCCATTCATGTCCTCCCCCAGCTTCCCTCATTCAGTGACTTCTGTTTGACAGACAATGccattttgatgcacccatcagtGCCTACTACCTGGGACAGTCTAGTCCCAACATTCACTGGTGATGAAGTGAAGTGTGTGATCTGTTATTATGAGCACAGGGAAGATAGGCTGTAGTGAAACAGTAATAGAATTGTCCTTGCTTGCTATGCCATGTCATGtgatggaaatttattttttaataattgagtTCTCATATTTGATAGTAACAAAATAAGCATAAGCTATAAGTAAATTAGTACCATGTTATATTCCTAACTCAGAATTTTGCATTCTAATATGAGCAGAAAACATATCTATTCTTGGCTGCTGATGATTTGTAGTTCTTTGTCGTTTTTGTTATCAAAGCAGTATGCCTGATACTATGAACTTCCTATAAACCAGGTCTTAATTAGCTTCTGAGACTTGATGAAGCATAGGATTTCACAgaagttagaaatattttctgagaTTCTAAAGTAACCATGAGTagaaaaatgacatgaaataaAACCCTCAATTATTTAAGTTCAAAAATTTTCTAGATCTTCTATAAAAGGGCTTTACATATTAAATTTCAATTTATGGCCACGGTCATAAATATTGACCACTTTCTGTGATATTtgtcaataaaatacaaaaatataaaccaaagaTCATGTGACAACAATAGAATAATTCATCTAAAATACCAGAGTATGagagaaatactgaaaaaattaACCTCCCATTATTGTGTTAAGAATTTGTAAGTTATGTCATACTTACTGGACTGTAATAACAGCAATAGCTGTGAGGATCACAGCAGACATAAAGGCAGCTATGGCTGCTAATGCAATTTTTGATAAACTACTGTCAATCATGCTGTGAGTTTTCATGGACTTTTCCCCACACCGTTCACCGAAATATTCTTGCTGACATCTACAAacaattcacatttaaaaattataatcataaaAACATTCTGTGTATCTTAAGCTTACTTTCCAGATCATAAAGAACCATTTAATTCGATAGTAAAAAAGTTATGCCATGTACTCGTATTTTAAATAATGAGACACAGAATGCATTCTAACTAAGCATCTATTAGTATAAGAACAAGTTGAGATTAGATTGGGTGTGATATTCCAAGAAGACACACCTTGtcattctttgtgtttcttttatgaCCAACTGATGAGTTCAGTGATTTGTTATGCAGTTGATACATTCCACTATTATTTAATGTGCTAGCAGCTTGTGGGAGGTAAGCGGGGAGGAGGTTAAAACAACGTGAAAGATTATGTAAAAATTACCTTTAGGTCCCTTTTtaaaggagtttttaaaaaatacacacacgtgtgtgtgtgtgtatgtatacacacacatacatatatatagaaagaaagagagagagagagagagagagagagagcaagcacgAGCATGCACAAAAAATAATGGTTTATACCAGGGGTCAGTAAACTACAGCCCATGGGTCAAATCTGGCCAtttgctgcttttttgttttgttaacctGCATGCaaagaatagtttttacatttctgttttgtttcgagacagggccttactctgtcacccaggctggagtgtagtggtgcgatcacagctcactgcagtctcaacctcccgagctcaagcaattctcccacctcagcctcccaggttgctgggactacaggctgtcACCATTGTACTCAGctaaattcttttgtattttttgtagagatggggtttcaccccatgttgcccaggctggtcttgaactcttgggctcaagggatctgcccacctcggccccccaaagtgctaggaatacaggtgtgaaccactgcacccaccaatttttacatttttaaatggttacacTTTAATTGGTTGTTTAAGTACATATAACTATCTTGGCCTACTAAGCCAATAATACTTACTATCTGGTGCTTTAACAAAAAGTTTACTGACCCTTGGTTTAtacattggaaaaataaatggttTCCTGCAGTTAGGGGTTTCAGACATGGTGCTAGAAATACAGAATTCTATATACTTTGAGGAAAACTTACTTGCATGTCACTGCTTCCAGGTGCTCTATATATTTGCATTCTCCGTGAATGCAGAAATTTTGAAATTCTGCATTACatggatttttcttctttctgtttcttctattttttccatttttgcctccctttttctttcttttgggtttatCTGAAGTATTTtcactttctgtcttgtttttggGGGGCTTAACTACCTGTTCAACTAAAACAGAAAAGATTTACTGACAAGAGTCTCTCAAACTTGAATATCATTTTAGAGACACGAGAGAAAGATGTCATAGCAGTGAGAGCTCACAGGGGTAACAGCCATGCACACCTCATTACCTAACACAATATAAAAGTTAGAAAGGATTGAATAACTATAATgtataattttcagtttttttctaccAGAAAGTAGTGTCCACTCATGATTACAGCTGGGAATTAGTGAGTACTACGTGCAggtggaaaaaaatgagaattataaattAGAGTTACTCTACGTTATAATGCTCCAACTCCCAGATTACAACAGACTATAATCAAATTGATACTTTCCATGGAGCTCATTTCTGTGGTCAATCTATTTGAAAACAGGAGCCCAGGAACATTTGTATTCAATGCTTCAGAGATTTATCTTATCAGATCCACAGAAACTTTTGTTCAGTCTTGCAGTTATGCAAGGTGTAGTTTACCCACATACCAAAGATAGGAAAGGGCTTTCCATGTTAGTGCTATGCATTTTGTTACGCTAATGTCTGAAGAGGTTTATCCAAGTGAATATTTAGCAAACAGATTTCAGTAAAGAGAAAATACCATTAGTCATAATGGTCATGCAGCACCCATTAAATACAAAACATAAGAAACATAGTGAAGGTCAACTAGGGTAACAAAGACAGAATATCTGTgattaaggaaatgcaaaataaatactgaatatttCAGCAGATTATTATAACAtttaacaaaagtaaaattaGTAGCAAATGTTTAAGAGGTGGTTATGCAATTTTTATGTTGAAACTTTTCTCTGATGATAAAAAAGCACAAGATAGAAAAGTCTTTTAAGAGAATATTTTGAATGAACATAACTTCACTTTATCAGATAGATGACAAACTATATAGACAGAGACAAATAATAAATAGACACTATGCCGAAGTGTTGCAATAAGCACTAACATCATGGACATTTAACTTAGCCTTTTGAAGGTATTCAGCCAACATTTTCACTCTATTTCACAATGCATTGCAATTTTAAGCACTAGTCATCATTTGTACTACTAATCATTTACTTGGTCTTCTGAAGTGTTAACAACTTGAAACATGTTTAACAGAACAGTTTCTAGGCACCCTGATGGTCTAATCTCATGCCTTCAAAAATAAGCACACATAAACCCCTTCCCCACCTCACAGAAAAGCACACTTTCAGAAGGAAGGGAACCAAGTGGAGTGTGTGCTGAAGGTTTTCTCACCTCCCACTCACTCCAGTCACTGTCCCTGTGGCACCGCTTGATGTCCCTTCACCAGTTCTCAGAACCAGACAGTTTCCCTGGGAGAAGCCAGGGAAACTCAAGCCAggacagaaaaggccttcaagaGCTTTGAAACCATCTTGCCCTGCCTCTGTAGTGGATGCTCTTAGGATATTTAGATCTTGTTTATTGTTAACCTCTTCTTCCTTCAAACTCCAAAGTATGCAATATTTATCTCTCACTTTGGTACTTTCACTCCAAAGAAAGggcctttttaaaatatgagatgaCAGGAAAGTGAAAGAAACCATGGGTCACTATTATATAACTAACAAATGCGACCTGGGGTTCAAGAGTGATTTTAGCAATACAAACTCTATGTATATTCACCCTTCTTTAATATTTCCAgatggcattattattattattattattattattccatcaGTTTCTCACCACCTAGTACTTAAATGCTAAAGTCTAATGCCTCCTGTCCCATTACTTCCTCTGCTCCCTTATTTGTGTTAAAATGCAGTTATCTGTGGTGGTATGGGGGAAGGGGATACAAAAGCTAAGATAGATACAAAGTAGATAGGAATGGTTAATGTCTAAATTTGTCTCTCAGAACTGGGGTCATGTAGCTAAGTGGGAAAGAGCTTAGTGTCTCTTCTGCATAGAATCAAGCAAACTGGAGCTCTAATTTTAACTCATCTGCTTGTTACCTGTGGAACCTAGAGCAAAACCTGTTTGGGCTTCAGTtatcacatctgtaaaatgaggataacaattCCTACTTAAAGTCATTGTGAAGACGAGGTTTAAAAATGAGACATATATCATTTATGATCAGTCTGGCCAGATAGGATGTGTCCACATTATGGTTCTTTTTGTCTCAGTTTACCTAGGGGGTACCCAACAGATGTACATACAATAAAGCCACTAAAATATCTGGGGAGCAGCTCCACTTCTGAAGCAGCTTTGCTCATATAAACCCACATCTCATAGGCCATATTTTTGCTTTATCCTCTACTCACCTCTGACTGAATCATCTACAATATAGCCAGGTATTTGTGGTTCATTATCATACTCTTCTGAATAGTCATAGTCGACTCCCGAGGACAGTTCACTACTAGAAGGCATTTCACTCACAGGGGAAATTTCACTTCCTGAAGACATCTCACTTCTTGAGGTAACCTCAAATCCATCAGCACTGTGGTCCCCAGAAAATGGTTCACGCTTCCCAGAGTAGGTGTCATTGAGGTCCATTCCAGCAGCATAATGGCCTGCAGGGGACGgaataagggaaaaaaagaaaaggtaaagtgGGATGCCTTTCTCTCCAGTCAGCTGTGTTAGGAAGAAATGTTCATCTTTTGACATCAAAGTAGTTATTGCACATGTGCTATTGTTTGTGATTGAGTCATTTCTATGAAAGAAACTTTATATTTTTGCCAGCAAGCAAATTCAGCTGTCCCAATTACAGAGCTGCTTttatgaagtttttcttttccacagaTAATCCACATTAATTTCCACATGAAAAAAATCCCGCCAAATTGGCAAATAAATCTAATACAATTACTTGATGGGTAATGTCTAAATATTCCCATCACTTCACAttccaaatgcatttattttttggcTAGAATGCCATCCTGGACGATTTCAATAGGTTCTAGATATAAATATCAGATTTTCTtaatatgtattcatatttttaaaagattatgtacataaaatgtaaaacataatatAAACAGTGGTTAATTATATcgattattattgtcatttttcattgttattattattattattactactactacatAGACAATAAACTGAGTACTAAGATTTGGGGCCCAGAATTAAGGCACTGCTTTATCTTGCTTTTTCTTAGGTCTCAATAAAACAGCATCAGAGTGGTGCTTTTAACCCCTCGCCGGGACACTCTGAGTCCCTCTAGGAGGGTAAAGAAGAAATCACTATACAGAGGAGATGGAGAATTAGACAGGAGGCAGCAAACACTGCTGGGTTCCAGATCTGCGgaaatcacttcacctctctaGACCTTGGTCTTTTTAATCTGTGAAACGAAGGGTTAGGTTCAAATGATCTCTCCCGTCTCCTCAGCTGAACTAAAGAAAAAGTACAGGGATTCTCTGGGACACCTTGTCCTGGACGTCTGAGACATctgcccttctctcttcctcctaggGAGGGAGCTACAGTGATCACCTCCTGCGGCGCAGGGTCCGGGGAGCTAAAGGGCGATTTTTCGAGAAGCAAGAGCCAAACTCAAGAGGCAACAGCCTTTGCCTGCCATGGGAGGACAGTCCAGCAGTTCAGCGCCGGTGAATCCTCACCTGAGCCGAGTATCAAGAGCGACAGCACCACCGGCGCCGGCGGCAGCAGCGGGGCTCTCATTGGTCCTTCGGAGCGGCGGCGTCTCGGTCTCTGGGGCAACTCGGTCTCTGGGACGCGAGTTGTGGCCAAAAGGAGCGGGTGTTGGGAGAGCAAGTGGAGACCGGGAGTGTGCGCCGCTCTCTAAGGCTTGGGGAGCTCGGGGCGGCGGGCGCGGCGCCTCGGGCTGTCCCGGGACCTCTGGGGCGCTGGCACCCAGGTGTGCGAACGTCTGTAGGGCGGCGCGCACCTGCTGCTTTATAGGCTCAGCCGGGAGGGGGCCGCAGCCCATGACGTCAAGGCCAGGCCGTGGGTGGAGGCAGGCGGCGCCCCAGAAGGTGCTACCCGAAAACCACGCGCGGAGGACACACGCCCCGCCTCCCTCGTGCGTAAGGATTCGCGGAGAGGAAGTGGAATTTAAACCTCTAGCTGCAAGCCGTTTTTGAGGGCGAGCGGGACTGGAGTTTGGGAACTAGTATCAGACAGTTAAAAGTCCCGACGTTTCAAATTCTGACAACCTCTTTGTATACTTAACATCTACCACAGACGGGGATTAAATAGAAGAGTTCCGTATTTAGATGTAAAAGTACTTTAAGACCAAGAATGACTTTGCCTGATGTTTCCAACAAGGATAAAGGATGAGAGAGAACTCTTAATGAGGAATTATTTCTTGTAGGATGGGCTTCTATCTCAATCAAGAACCCCTTCCCACACATTTCTGTGAAAGTGGCCAGAATTTCAAATCCCTTCACTCCCTATTTCTTTATGTGGCCCAGGGCCCTCATcaacattaatatttattgatgatTTATTATTGCCAAATTATGCACTTAAAATTTTACCTACACCGTCCCACAGTCGATAATGTTCAAAGCCAGGTGGATTTGAATTCTTCATCTGACTCTGAAATCTTCTGTTTTCCactctgataaaggaatttaGGATTAAACTGATCCTTGAAAACGGTTTCTGGGAAGAATAATATTTAGCCTAAAGGATAATTTCTACTGGTGGCATACTGGCATTTAGGTGAAGGATAGTGTTCTAGACTGTGCCTCTCAAATCCCAAGATAAAAAGGTCAACATTGAGGGCCCACTTACAACCTAGTAGGATATTTAATCATGACAAGTAGATAAAATGAAGAGGAGGCAGGAAGCTGCTTAATTTGACTAACTTGGATGTACTGTCAACTAAAGAACTGGATTTTTCTTGACTTGAAGAAGACAAAAACCATTGTTCATTTTCCTTCACCTGGAGATATGTATCTCTTTCCTGATAGTTTCAGTAACACAGCGCTTTTAAGAATGTGggtcaggccaggcgcagtggctcatgcctgtaatcccagtactttgggaggccgaggtgggtggatcacctgagggtcaggagttcgagagcagcctgaccaagatggcaaaaccccatctgtactaaaaacgcaaagaaaattagccgggcatgatggcgcgtgcctgtagttccagctactcgggagggctgagacaggagactcccctgaacccgggaggcagaggttgcagtgagccaaggtcatgccactgcactccagcctgggtgacagagcaagactccgactcaaataataataataataataataataataatgtgagtCACAGTGCATCTGTCCTAAttctgggaaatattttaaaagatcacttaTTTTTAATGGTATATCACAGTGCATAGTCCAAATAATATCATGCATTTAGTAGAATGAAATAATCATGAATCATGCCTTCTATTCCACATTTGTTGAGAGCGTATTTTGTGTGAGCcacctgctttattttttgtgaagAGGAGCAGTATAGGTTCACCAGGAGCTCAGTGGTGTGGGCCAGAACAAAGTAATTCTAATACATCAAATGATAAGAAGGTTCAGAGTGCCATGGAAAACTAGGGCATGGTTTAATTTTGCCTCTGTTTAATGGAAAGCTCTGTGGAAAGATGAGGAGGCCCCTCAAAGGCCTTCCCAGCAAATCTTTTACATGGAATAAAAACCTGATGTCAGGGTATGACCAAGTATGGGAAATAAGGCTAGAAAAGTGTCATGCGCATTCCAAAGTGAAGTAGGGGCCTGCGCTGTCATCTGTTCTGGTGGATGAGGCAATTGTGATTCAGAGAGATTGAGAGGCTTGCCCAAAGATTTCAAAAGATTCTTTTGGAGACTTTGTTTGGAGTTCACACAGTTGGTCTACACTGTTGCACCTTTATGCTCTCATAGGCTTTGTTTCTGTTCTAGccctatttttctcattttcttcttctttttgattgACAAGTAACTTCATATTTGTAGTATatgacatgatgttttgatatatgtatacattgaggttaaatcaagctatttaacatatgcaatactttccattttcttactCTTGTTATTGAGGTGAAAACACATTGTGCAGATCAGTCATCAGAAATGTTTCACTTTCTATTTGAAGAGAAAGTGAACTATTTATATTGGAAATTGCTTAGTCTTTTTCCAGTTGGAAATTCAGAGGGTGATCATTTACAATGATGTGGCACATAACCTAGATCATGGGGGCAGCATAGCTTAGTGTTTTGGATGAGCTTAAGAGTCAAACCAATGTGGATTTTCATATACAAATTCCACCACATACTAAGTTACTTAATATTTGAAAGATTCAgattcctcatctgaaaataaaaaataaagatagttaCATGCTCTTAAGCAGATCAAATGGATAAGATACATGAACAAGTAATACCAGATCCTAGCATATAGTGAGTACTCAATAAATGACAACTATCATGAATACCCTTGATATTATGATACACTATGTAAATCATATTTAAGAACTAAAGGACTCTTATAAATGGAGCTACAGAGCAAGTGAAGTAATCTTCTTCAATATTTTCAAGCCATGAACTTAGTACTTACTTCTCATTAAGACTGACCATTTTGGGTATTTTATGGTGCATCATTGGGTAGCATGGAGCGTCATCACAATCACACACTCACTGATGTGTCATGGCATTCTGGAATATATGCATGAGTTGGAAACCAACCCTATGTAAATGTAGGATTCTTTACATTCAACATTCTGCATGCTAGGCTGAGACAAAGAGGAACAATTTCAAAAAGTTTGAGTAGCAGCCCTTTTTTATCATGACAAATTGATGGTCCCTTAATCTAAGTATAGGTTAAGGGCAGCCCTAAGAAGAAATGCTCCTAACCACTCAATTTGATGCCTACTTCATAAGTCCtgatatttcatatgaatggTGAAATGATTTCACCTTGGTTCTGCTGAAAGATGTGCTACGAAACCAAAAGTATAATCATGTTCATATAATTGATATTGAATTTTTATAGATAGTCCTAGAGTAAGTATTGCATCACAGTTACTTTTGTGAGTCAACACGCAAACCTCCAAACCAGAATTAAGAAATCCTCCAATGTATAAGCAACATTCcctatattattaataaatgcaCTAGATTCATTTAGACATATataatgttcttttcattttataatttatccatactgaagaatacatccatcaggctgggcacggtgactcacgcctgtaatcccagcactttgggaggccaaggcaggcggattatctcaggtcaggagtgtgagatcagcctggccaacatgatgaaaccctgtctctacgaaaatgacaaaatttagccaggtgcagtggcaggcacctgtagtcccagctactcgggaggaagactgagacagaagaatcatttgactgcaggaggcagaggttgcaatgagccaagatcaggccactgcactccagactgggtgacagagagtgagactctgtatcaaaatatatatataatttttagttcCTTCAAAAATAAGCCTTAACTGAGCATTTTGAGTACCTTGATATACCAATAAAGTCAAattacagttaactttttaacACTGTGGTGTGAAAGCGTGCCTATCTGATATGagaaaaatccatgtataaattttgactcccccaaaacttaactactaattcCCTACTGGTGCTTAGAACACTTATTGATAATATAAAGttgattaatattattttttgtgttataTGTATTGTCTACTCTATTCTTACAATAGGCTAGAGAtaaaaattcttaagaaaatcataagagaaatatatttactatttattaagcaaaagTGGTCATTATAAAGCTCTTTATCCTCATTATCTTCATGTTGAATAGGTTGAGGAGTTAAGGGctagtcttgctgtctcaggagaggcagaaacagaagaggtggaaggggaggcaggaaatATTTTTAGGCCATACAGTTCATCTGCagattttttcaaattgttgcaaatctcAGAAAACTTTTCCAATACATGTACTGAAAAAAGTCTGTGTATAAGTGGACCTTCGTATTTCAAACCCATAGTGTTCAAGGCTCAGCTATACTTTCACAGCCTCAACAGTGTGACTTTTGCAGAGCAAGGACTGGCAGATGGGGCTGAGGGCAGTGGATGATTATATACAATAGAAACTAAGTAAATGTAATATGctattgaggcaggagaataggttCTGGAGGCAGGGTACCTAAGGCCGACTCATGCTGACTGGATatcagaggctactccctttgaaACCCTCCTTTTGCTGTGTGGCAGTTGCTACCTGGCAGCTGGATTAGTCCcctcccacaaccaatcagaATGGTCACAGGCTTACTCTTCAACTGATCAGACTGGTCACAGGGCACTAGCGTGAACCAATGGGAAGCCTCTAGAGGGTATACAAactccagaaaattctgtaaccagcgCTCCTGAGCTTCTTGCTTGAGCCCTCTTCCTCCCTGTGAAGTGTactttcatttgaaataaatatctgCTTTGGCTTGTCTTGCTTGTGTgctttgtccaattctttgttcgaaatgccaagaacctggacatcTACCCTCAACTAGTAACATGTTTTGGCAAGCCAGCCAGTAGGTAAACCCAAAGATgaggttttgtatttctttctctctctctcttttcctttccaactcAGGACCTTTGGTGGAAAGCATCTAAGCATGGAGGCAACTGCAGGTTTCTGGCCAGGGCCACTGTGGTGAAACTGAAAGGTTTCACCTGGGCCACCACCTGGTTTGGGTGAGGGACCTgagtccttttctttctcagtctt
This portion of the Rhinopithecus roxellana isolate Shanxi Qingling chromosome 2, ASM756505v1, whole genome shotgun sequence genome encodes:
- the AREG gene encoding amphiregulin, which codes for MRAPLLPPAPVVLSLLILGSGHYAAGMDLNDTYSGKREPFSGDHSADGFEVTSRSEMSSGSEISPVSEMPSSSELSSGVDYDYSEEYDNEPQIPGYIVDDSVRVEQVVKPPKNKTESENTSDKPKRKKKGGKNGKNRRNRKKKNPCNAEFQNFCIHGECKYIEHLEAVTCKCQQEYFGERCGEKSMKTHSMIDSSLSKIALAAIAAFMSAVILTAIAVITVHLRKRYVRKYEGEAEERKKLRQENGNVHAIA